In a genomic window of Thunnus thynnus chromosome 16, fThuThy2.1, whole genome shotgun sequence:
- the LOC137199309 gene encoding small ubiquitin-related modifier 3: MSEEKPKEGVKTENDHINLKVAGQDGSVVQFKIKRHTPLSKLMKAYCERQGLSIRQIRFRFDGQPINETDTPAQLEMEDEDTIDVFQQQTGGLC, from the exons GAGGGAGTAAAAACCGAGAACGATCACATCAACCTCAAGGTTGCAGGGCAAGATGGGTCGGTGGTCCAGTTCAAAATCAAAAGACACACACCCCTCAGCAAACTAATGAAGGCGTACTGTGAACGGCAG GGTCTCTCAATAAGGCAGATCAGATTCAGGTTTGATGGTCAGCCTATCAATGAAACGGATACACCTGCACAG CTGGAGATGGAAGATGAAGACACCATAGACGTTTTCCAGCAGCAGACAGGCGGGCTCTGCTAA